A stretch of the Actinomycetota bacterium genome encodes the following:
- a CDS encoding carboxymuconolactone decarboxylase family protein, with the protein MAYVEKIPPEAAEGVLRREFEAAVARAGRIWEIVAVQSQSPAMLRESMRLYKATMFGDSELSRAQREMIAVVTSMANDCHY; encoded by the coding sequence ATGGCGTACGTGGAGAAGATCCCGCCGGAGGCCGCCGAGGGCGTTCTCCGTCGGGAGTTCGAAGCGGCCGTCGCACGGGCGGGACGGATCTGGGAGATCGTCGCGGTCCAGAGCCAGTCCCCGGCGATGCTGCGTGAGTCGATGCGGCTGTACAAGGCGACGATGTTCGGCGACTCCGAGCTGTCGCGCGCCCAGCGCGAGATGATCGCGGTCGTCACCTCGATGGCCAACGACTGCCACTACTGA
- a CDS encoding sigma-70 family RNA polymerase sigma factor — MQPPRTAGTGGSVDEAAFEALFEAHYGAVVAYARRRGVSWDQAHDVASEVFSITWRRSQRVPTDAPRPWLFAVARRCLANHRRAGRRWRGLVDRAATAFGAAPPPASPDDVATETDDEELARALASLPARDREVLALVAWDGLTHADAAQVLGISESGVSNRVVRARARLRRALGEPTDAGVGGS; from the coding sequence GTGCAACCGCCCCGAACGGCGGGAACAGGTGGGAGCGTGGACGAAGCGGCGTTCGAGGCACTGTTCGAGGCCCACTACGGGGCGGTGGTCGCCTACGCGCGCCGTCGGGGGGTCTCCTGGGACCAGGCGCACGACGTCGCCTCGGAGGTGTTCAGCATCACCTGGCGCCGGTCGCAGCGCGTGCCGACGGATGCGCCCCGCCCGTGGCTGTTCGCGGTCGCACGCCGCTGCCTGGCCAACCACCGGCGTGCTGGCCGGCGGTGGAGGGGGCTGGTGGACCGCGCAGCGACGGCCTTCGGTGCCGCGCCGCCACCGGCGAGTCCCGACGACGTCGCCACCGAGACGGACGACGAGGAGCTCGCGCGCGCGCTGGCGAGCCTGCCCGCGCGCGACCGCGAGGTGCTGGCTCTGGTGGCCTGGGACGGACTCACCCACGCCGACGCGGCCCAGGTGCTGGGGATCAGCGAGTCGGGCGTGTCCAACCGCGTCGTGCGAGCACGTGCACGCCTCCGGCGTGCGCTGGGCGAACCGACGGACGCGGGGGTGGGAGGATCGTGA
- a CDS encoding DUF1214 domain-containing protein has translation MGDPSDGGAAAGGAAKGPALQDGAAAESAMAAWERFVTGLADAGAVVTGELGAQDERELAEGYRHVTRVLSIALEMLLEKGDRARPEFTRWMDHHRRILGDNPETIYDAAYLDPSLTYQIHGHRGTCTYLGVVVYGTGEGGARRIVGHLDDTDLAVIQDGAFEVWLAPAGSQAVPVGADVITLEDDATDVMVRQYFDDRGVEEEATYTIEAVPDPGPPPPLTPQMLASRLDEVTAFVGNILEVETTLSALMATATPSRLRFGDEYVDEHGEPTPPPIDPQVVQRAMPSPAIQYSGSWVDHLEEHEALVVEGVVPACRYWSVQLLSRWMESGDWHHHPVFLVGEQLVTGDDGRFRVVVSQRDPGVDNWVATTGMGSFNVVVRAIGASEPMQITYTRAPLAEL, from the coding sequence GTGGGAGATCCATCAGATGGTGGCGCGGCGGCGGGCGGGGCGGCGAAGGGCCCGGCGCTCCAGGACGGCGCGGCGGCCGAGTCCGCGATGGCCGCGTGGGAGCGGTTCGTCACGGGGCTGGCGGACGCCGGGGCGGTGGTGACCGGCGAGCTCGGGGCGCAGGACGAGCGCGAGCTGGCCGAGGGCTACCGCCACGTCACACGGGTGCTGTCCATCGCCCTCGAGATGCTGCTCGAGAAGGGAGACCGCGCCCGGCCCGAGTTCACGCGCTGGATGGACCACCACCGCCGCATCCTCGGCGACAACCCCGAGACCATCTACGACGCCGCCTACCTCGATCCGTCCCTGACCTACCAGATCCACGGTCACCGCGGGACCTGCACCTACCTCGGCGTCGTCGTCTACGGGACCGGCGAGGGCGGGGCGCGGCGCATCGTCGGTCACCTCGACGACACCGACCTCGCCGTCATCCAGGACGGGGCGTTCGAGGTGTGGCTCGCCCCGGCCGGGTCCCAGGCCGTCCCCGTCGGTGCCGACGTCATCACGCTGGAGGACGACGCCACCGACGTGATGGTCCGTCAGTACTTCGACGATCGGGGCGTGGAGGAGGAGGCGACGTACACGATCGAGGCCGTGCCCGATCCGGGTCCGCCGCCGCCGCTGACCCCGCAGATGCTGGCGTCGCGGCTCGACGAGGTGACCGCGTTCGTCGGCAACATCCTCGAGGTCGAGACGACGCTGTCGGCGCTCATGGCGACCGCGACCCCCTCGCGTCTGCGGTTCGGCGACGAGTACGTCGACGAGCACGGCGAGCCCACCCCGCCGCCCATCGACCCGCAGGTGGTCCAGCGGGCGATGCCGTCACCGGCGATCCAGTACTCCGGCAGCTGGGTGGACCACCTCGAGGAGCACGAGGCACTGGTCGTGGAGGGGGTCGTGCCCGCGTGCCGCTACTGGTCGGTGCAGCTGCTGTCGCGGTGGATGGAGTCGGGCGACTGGCACCACCACCCCGTCTTCCTCGTCGGCGAGCAGCTCGTGACCGGCGACGACGGGCGCTTCCGTGTGGTGGTGTCCCAACGCGACCCCGGCGTCGACAACTGGGTCGCGACCACCGGGATGGGCTCGTTCAACGTGGTGGTCCGGGCCATCGGGGCGTCCGAGCCGATGCAGATCACCTACACGCGCGCCCCGCTCGCCGAGCTCTGA